A genomic region of Oryza glaberrima chromosome 1, OglaRS2, whole genome shotgun sequence contains the following coding sequences:
- the LOC127780097 gene encoding RHOMBOID-like protein 13: MGKPLIYEILEKPASSSVIGICSLIWFFIQKRNIGYGDVGLSYEAAMEGGQYWRIITSAFSHINVVHLVFNMSALWSLGVVEQLGQIGLGVEYYLHYTLVLVVLSGLLVLGFYHVMIQKFKVEYFRRVTAVGYSCVVFGWMTILATKQPSSKLNIFGVLSLPISFAPFESLIFTSIMVPQASFIGHLSGIIVGYSIAWGLVHGMNNYWAITMFGWIVLVFVLSLKRTGSMDLRFIEIEPVTDPSLPSVGVVASRNGRTLQMDVLPRRGVADIV; the protein is encoded by the coding sequence ATGGGCAAGCCTCTGATCTATGAGATATTGGAGAAACCAGCCAGTAGTAGCGTGATAGGCATCTGCTCCCTGATCTGGTTCTTCATCCAGAAGAGGAACATTGGGTATGGAGATGTTGGGCTGAGCTACGAGGCCGCCATGGAAGGCGGGCAGTACTGGAGGATCATCACCTCCGCCTTCTCGCACATCAACGTGGTGCATTTGGTGTTCAACATGAGTGCATTGTGGAGCCTTGGTGTTGTCGAGCAGTTGGGGCAGATTGGGCTCGGTGTTGAGTACTACCTCCATTACACGCTTGTGCTCGTGGTGCTGTCTGGATTGCTTGTTCTTGGGTTCTACCATGTGATGATTCAGAAGTTCAAGGTGGAGTATTTCAGGAGGGTGACCGCTGTCGGGTACTCGTGCGTCGTGTTTGGGTGGATGACAATTCTGGCTACAAAGCAACCGTCGTCGAAGCTGAATATCTTCGGGGTTCTTTCGCTGCCTATCAGCTTCGCGCCGTTTGAATCGCTGATATTCACATCTATCATGGTTCCTCAGGCGAGTTTCATTGGCCACTTATCAGGGATCATTGTTGGCTACTCAATTGCCTGGGGTTTGGTTCATGGAATGAATAACTATTGGGCTATCACCATGTTTGGTTGGATTGTGCTTGTGTTTGTCTTGAGCTTGAAGCGTACAGGCTCGATGGATTTGAGATTTATTGAGATTGAGCCAGTTACGGATCCCTCGCTGCCTTCTGTTGGCGTAGTTGCCTCAAGAAATGGCAGGACTCTTCAGATGGATGTGCTTCCGAGAAGAGGAGTTGCAGACATTGTATGA
- the LOC127780086 gene encoding calreticulin-3-like: MLAALPSHRSSLVFSGEPPAMGSRSGGRHRLFLRFIALSSLLLIAAGEVIFEERFEDGWESRWVKSDWKRSEGKAGTFKHTAGRYSGDPDDKGIQTTLDARHFAISAKIPEFSNKGRTLVLQYSIKFEQDIECGGGYIKLMSGYVNQKKFSGDTPYSLMFGPDICGTQTKKLHLILSYQGQNYPIKKDLQCETDKLTHVYTFILRPDASYSILVDNRERESGSMYTDWDILPPRKIKDVHAKKPKDWDDREYIEDPDAVKPEGYDSIPKEIPDPKDKKPDTWDDDDDGIWKPRMIPNPAYKGPWKRKKIKNPNYKGKWKIPWIDNPEFEDDPDLYVLKPLKYIGIEVWQVKAGSVFDNILICDDPEYARKAAEETWGANREAEKEAFEEAEKERKAREDKEAERAREEGERRRRERGDRHRGRDYKDRYKRRHRDHWDDDYHDEL, from the exons ATGCTTGCAGCTTTACCGAGCCACCGGAGTAGCctcgtcttctccggcgagccaCCGGCGATGGGAAGTcgcagcggcggccgccaccgACTCTTCCTCCGATTCATCGCCCTCTCGTCGCTGCTCCTCATCGCCGCCGGGGAGGTCATCTTCGAGGAGCGCTTCGAAG ATGGTTGGGAGTCCCGCTGGGTGAAGTCTGATTGGAAAAGGAGCGAAGGGAAAGCTGGAACGTTCAAACACACGGCAGGAAGATATTCTGGAGATCCTGATGACAAAG GTATACAGACAACGTTGGACGCCAGGCATTTTGCTATATCGGCCAAGATCCCCGAATTCAGTAACAAGGGCCGTACATTGGTACTCCAGTATTCCATAAAGTTTGAGCAGGATATTGAATGTGGTGGTGGATATATTAAACTTATGTCTGGTTATGTCAACCAGAAGAAATTTAGTGGAGACACTCCATACAG CTTAATGTTTGGGCCAGATATATGCGGAACTCAAACGAAGAAGCTCCATCTTATACTTTCTTATCAAGGGCAGAACTACCCTATCAAGAAAGATCTGCAATGTGAAACAGACAAGTTGACGCATGTTTACACATTCATACTAAGGCCTGATGCGTCCTATAGCATACTAGTTGATAACCGTGAAAGAGAATCAGGGAGCATGTACACTGACTGGGACATCCTCCCTCCTCGTAAGATTAAGGATGTTCATGCCAAAAAG CCTAAGGATTGGGATGACAGAGAATATATTGAGGATCCAGATGCAGTTAAACCAGAG GGCTATGATTCTATTCCAAAGGAGATTCCTGATCCAAAAGACAAAAAG CCTGACACgtgggatgatgatgatgatggcatATGGAAGCCTAGAATGATACCAAATCCAGCATACAAGGGACCATGGAAGCgcaag AAAATCAAGAATCCTAACTACAAGGGTAAATGGAAGATCCCATGGATTGATAATCCAG AGTTTGAGGATGATCCAGACCTATATGTGCTGAAACCCTTGAAATATATTGGAATTGAGGTTTGGCAG GTAAAGGCTGGTTCGGTTTTTGACAACATCCTCATTTGTGACGATCCGGAATATGCAAGAAAAGCTGCTGAGGAAACATGGGGTGCAAACAGGGAG GCCGAAAAAGAGGCTTTTGAAGAAGCTGAGAAGGAGAGGAAAGCTAGAGAGGATAAG GAAGCTGAACGAGCAAGGGAGGAAGGAgagcgacggaggagagagaggggtgatCGGCACCGTGGCAGGGATTACAAGGACAGATACAAAAGA CGTCATAGGGATCACTGGGATGATGACTACCAT GATGAGCTTTGA
- the LOC127753191 gene encoding protein IQ-DOMAIN 13 codes for MGKKGGWITALKKAFASGPKDKPTNGQLVAQYSHQHRSGGGGGAAARDKKRWGFGRSRQHAEPSPAGALINIPLYREPSSIEKILVDAEMEQQHRQYRAQYQITPAKPATVTAPAAAASLPAPPPPVSARERQRRRDVDDDKPAIVLPLPPPSPPPLIRRFDHDREQQQKLQQMQQQTRAETEWRRPQAQRRRAARPRGPAPPDRARAAAVAIQSAFRGYMARRNYRSLRGLIRLQGVVRGPSVRRQTAHAMRCMQMLVRVQSQVRASRVEAMERRNRHHHAAMLRDAARWRAASQDGGIWEDSLLSRDEMDARTKRKVEAVIKRERALAYAYSHQLLKATPMAAHAILADLQSGRNPWWWTPIERRHEAEAAAALLSRQRVEHVGNGGGGGRHVAVTATPARSVVSSYSTATATTAVRPRATRPAKVASSYGGGGSIRDDESLTSCPAFGGALPNYMTPTMSASAKARARAQMLRQQQEKQAQAAQEKPRFSFGLGQSIGSWAKSPFWKGGAAAAPPSISSRVATPAASVAGRHRPTRSSVSELSVDSAVSMPAGIGRRTFK; via the exons ATGGGCAAGAAGGGAGGCTGGATCACTGCACTCAAGAAGGCTTTCGCCTCTGGCCCTAAGGACAAGCCTACAAAT GGGCAGCTGGTAGCGCAGTACTCTCACCAGcacaggagcggcggcggcggcggcgccgccgcgagggaCAAGAAGCGATGGGGATTCGGGCGGTCGCGGCAGCacgccgagccgtcgccggcgggcgCGCTGATCAACATCCCGCTGTACCGCGAGCCGAGCAGCATCGAGAAGATCCTCGTCGACGCCGAGATGGAGCAGCAGCACCGGCAGTACAGGGCGCAGTACCAGATCACGCCGGCCAAGCCAGCCACGGtcaccgcgcccgccgccgccgcgtcgctgccagcgccgccgccacctgtgTCGGCACGCGAGCGCCAGCGCCGGCgtgacgtcgacgacgacaagCCCGCCATCGTGCtcccgctgcctccgccgtcgccgcccccgctCATCAGGAGGTTCGACCATGacagggagcagcagcagaagctgcAACAGATGCAGCAGCAGACCCGCGCCGAGACCgagtggcggcggccgcaggcGCAGCGGCGtcgcgcggcgaggccgaggggcCCCGCCCCGCCGGACCGcgcccgcgctgccgccgtGGCGATCCAGTCCGCGTTCCGCGGCTACATGGCGCGGCGGAACTACCGCTCCCTGCGCGGCCTGATCCGGCTGCAGGGCGTGGTCCGCGGGCCCAGCGTCCGTCGCCAGACGGCGCACGCCATGCGGTGCATGCAGATGCTCGTCCGCGTCCAGTCCCAGGTCCGCGCCAGCCGCGTCGAGGCCATGGAGCGCCGcaaccgccaccaccacgccgccatGCTCCGCGACGCCGCCCGCTGGCGCGCCGCCTCACAG GACGGCGGCATCTGGGAGGACAGCTTGCTGAGCCGGGACGAGATGGACGCGCGGACGAAGCGGAAGGTGGAGGCGGTGATCAAGCGGGAGCGCGCGCTCGCCTACGCCTACTCCCACCAG CTGCTGAAGGCGACGCCGATGGCGGCGCACGCGATCCTGGCGGACCTGCAGTCGGGCCGGAACCCATGGTGGTGGACGCCGATCGAACGCCGgcacgaggcggaggcggcggcggcgctgctatCCCGGCAACGTGTGGAGCACgtcgggaacggcggcggcggcggcaggcatgTGGCTgtgacggcgacgccggcgcggtCGGTGGTGTCGTCCtactcgacggcgacggcgacgacggcggtgaggccgagggcgacgcggccggcgaaGGTGGCGTcgagctacggcggcggcgggagcatcCGGGACGACGAGAGCCTGACGAGCTGCCCGGCGTTCGGCGGCGCACTGCCCAACTACATGACGCCGACGATGTCGGCGTCGGCCAAGGCGAGGGCGCGCGCGCAGATGctgcggcagcagcaggagaagcaggCGCAGGCGGCGCAGGAGAAGCCGAGGTTCTCGTTCGGCCTCGGCCAGAGCATCGGCAGCTGGGCCAAGAGCCCCTTCTggaagggcggcgccgccgccgctccgccgtcgaTCTCGTCGCGGGTTGCCACGCCGGCTGCGTCCGTCGCCGGCAGGCACCGGCCGACGCGGTCGTCGGTGAGCGAGCTCAGCGTCGACTCCGCCGTGTCCATGCCGGCCGGGATCGGCCGGAGGACGTTCAAGTAG
- the LOC127783389 gene encoding chromatin assembly factor 1 subunit FSM — MEGGKLLGVAHPEPANSIDAELRYDLGQSRMQVDGPVVLNRSAELEPSDSMAIDDVPVEASSQPAPAKQSPALMDTIVEVQKQLKRKRASSGPALAAADKDALVSGCCQELEGLLEYYREVAGHRMQFEVGNLSTNAAIGCLLEESSLGLSKLVDEIYEKLKGMEGVSATSVRSSVLLIGQRMMYGQSSPDADVLEDESETALWCWEVRDLKVIPLRMRGPLSTRRTARKKIHERITAIYSTLSVLEAPGAEAQVNDMRKASLKLSKALNLEGIKSLVERATQKSNIERGAKNTGSTAKEPMQEMVKSNNDTGIIENVDDSQLQKNTSTNEKDTQKAQKQVEKELKQKEKEEARMRKQQKKQQEEALREQKRREKEEAEMKKQQRKQEEEAQKEQKRREKEEAETRKQQKKQQEEAEKEQKRREKEAVQLKKQLAIQKQASMMERFFKNKKDSEKLEKSGGKDSGVQTTDPCTTNKEVVPLVTSIIDSSFSQKENWALEDLRRLQISGWQKLSSYNRSSRWGIRNKPKKEAFKELKLQKTSDNMLEEILSPNEDTCHNLSQENEPDKSANDVDMLPAVELQFHGTNHANPLPTRSIKRKLLQFDKSNRPAYYGTWRKKSAVVGPRCPLKMDPDLDYEVDSDDEWEEEDPGESLSDCEKDNDEVMEEDSKITDEESEDSFFVPDGYLSDNEGIQIESLLDDKDEASSSPPDQCAEVEEFRALLRQQKVLNTLTEQALRKSQPLVISNLTHEKADLLTAGDLKGTSKIEQLCLQVLSMRICPGGATIDLPVIDSSSANAEETNQLNVKSSPAAASAIPDTDLAEIVKVIGSCRDGINKLVESLHQKFPNVSKSQLKNKVREISEFVDNRWQVKKEVLSKLGLSSSPASSKKPKSIATYFSKRCLPPEEAILASPELRLKSKTTQNVNGDTDIPRISLLPSSQ, encoded by the exons ATGGAAGGCGGCAAGCTTCTTGGCGTTGCTCACCCTGAACCTGCTAATAGTATCGATGCTGAGCTGCGCTATGATTTAGGACAGTCGCGAATGCAAGTAGATGGACCTGTTGTTCTCAACCGATCTGCCGAGCTTGAGCCCAGCGATTCGATGGCCATTGATGATGTCCCAGTTGAGGCATCAAGCCAACCTGCGCCGGCGAAGCAGTCTCCTGCGCTGATGGATACCATCGTGGAAGTGCAGAAGCAGCTGAAGAGGAAGAGGGCTTCCAGTGGCCCGGCGCTTGCTGCAGCAGACAAGGATGCTCTAGTTTCTGGATGTTGCCAGGAGCTCGAGGGCTTATTGGAGTATTACAGGGAGGTTGCGGGTCACAGGATGCAATTCGAAGTTGGGAACCTGTCGACGAATGCTGCTATCGGATGCTTGCTAGAGGAGAGCAGTCTTGGATTGTCCAAGTTGGTGGATGAGATATATGAAAAACTGAAGGGAATGGAAGGCGTGTCGGCGACTTCGGTCCGGAGTTCTGTGCTGCTCATTGGGCAGAGGATGATGTATGGGCAATCTAGTCCGGATGCTGATGTGTTGGAAGATGAATCAGAGACGGCTCTTTGGTGCTGGGAG GTGAGAGATTTGAAGGTGATTCCTCTGAGAATGCGTGGACCTCTGAGTACACGTAGAACTGCTAGAAAGAAAATCCACGAGAGGATTACTGCTATTTATT CAACGTTATCAGTTCTAGAAGCTCCGGGAGCTGAAGCTCAAGTAAATGATATGAGGAAAGCATCACTGAAGTTAAGCAAAGCACTGAACCTGGAAGGTATTAAATCATTGGTGGAAAGAGCAACACAAAAGAGCAACATTGAACG GGGTGCCAAAAATACTGGATCAACAGCTAAAGAGCCAATGCAAGAGATGGTGAAAAGCAATAACGATACTGGGATTATTGAGAATGTGGATGACTCTCAGCTGCAAAAAAACACCTCAACTAAT GAAAAAGATACTCAGAAAGCACAGAAACAAGTTGAAAAGGAGCTAAAACAGAAGGAGAAAGAAGAAGCTCGAATgagaaaacaacaaaagaaacagCAAGAAGAGGCGCTGAGAGAACAGAAACGACGTGAAAAGGAAGAAGCTGAAATGAAGAAACAGCAAAGGAAGCAGGAAGAGGAAGCACAGAAAGAACAGAAGCGCCGTGAAAAGGAAGAAGCTGAAACGAGGAAGCAACAAAAGAAGCAGCAAGAGGAAGCTGAGAAAGAACAGAAGCGCCGTGAGAAGGAAGCTGTCCAACTCAAGAAGCAACTGGCCATTCAGAAGCAAGCTTCTATGATGGAACGGTTTTTCAAAAATAAGAAAGACAGTGAAAAGCTTGAGAAATCTGGAGGAAAGGACTCAGGCGTTCAAACTACTGATCCATGCACCACCAACAAAGAGGTGGTACCATTGGTTACATCCATAATTGATTCTTCATTCTCTCAAAAAGAAAACTGGGCTTTGGAGGATCTTCGCAG GTTGCAGATCAGTGGTTGGCAGAAGTTATCTAGCTATAACAGGTCCTCCAGGTGGGGGATCAGAAACAAACCCAAGAAAGAAGCTTTTAAGGAGCTCAAACTTCAAAAAACCTCTGATAACATGCTTGAGGAAATTCTTTCTCCTAATGAAGATACCTGCCACAATTTAAGTCAGGAAAATGAACCAGATAAGTCAGCAAATGATGTTGATATGCTACCAGCGGTTGAGCTACAGTTTCATGGCACCAATCATGCTAATCCTCTGCCAACTAGATCAATAAAGCGGAAGCTTTTGCAATTTGACAAAAGCAACAGACCTGCATATTATGGGACTTGGAGGAAGAAAAG TGCTGTTGTTGGCCCAAGATGTCCACTTAAGATGGATCCTGATCTTGACTATGAGGTTGATAGTGATGATGAATGGGAAGAG GAGGATCCTGGTGAGAGCCTTTCCGACTGCGAGAAGGACAATGATGAAGTTATGGAGGAGGATTCGAAGATCACAGATGAAGAGAGCGAAGATAGCTTTTTTGTCCCTGATGGTTACCTCTCGGATAATGAG GGGATTCAGATTGAAAGCCTCTTGGACGACAAGGATGAAGCCAGTAGCTCACCACCAGACCAGTGTGCAGAAGTAGAGGAATTTAGGGCTCTACTACGCCAGCAAAAAGTACTAAACACTTTGACTGAGCAGGCTCTCCGCAAGAGCCAACCTCTAGTGATATCAAACTTAACTCATGAAAAAGCTGACTTATTGACTGCCGGAGACCTCAAGGGAACTTCTAAGATTGAGCAGCTCTGCCTACAAGTTCTTTCAATGCGCATCTGTCCTGGAGGTGCTACTATTGATTTACCGGTTATTGATAGTTCATCTGCAAATGCTGAGGAGACCAATCAGTTGAATGTGAAGAGTAGTCCTGCTGCTGCTTCAGCTATACCAGATACAGACCTGGCAGAAATT GTTAAGGTGATAGGATCATGCCGTGATGGTATCAATAAGCTGGTTGAGTCACTGCATCAGAAATTCCCGAATGTGTCAAAGTCACAACTGAAAAATAAAGTGAGGGAGATTTCTGAATTTGTTGATAATCGTTGGCAG GTCAAGAAAGAGGTTCTTAGCAAGCTAGGCTTAAGTTCATCTCCTG CGAGTTCCAAAAAGCCCAAGAGCATAGCGACATACTTCTCCAAGCGGTGTCTACCTCCGGAGGAGGCCATCCTGGCTTCACCTGAGCTGCGCCTGAAGTCGAAAACCACTCAAAACGTCAATGGTGACACTGATATACCTCGAATCAGTCTGCTCCCCTCGTCCCAGTAG
- the LOC127783404 gene encoding uncharacterized protein LOC127783404 encodes MAAGKGSHTHRAFLLCNYALLGAASSCIFLTLSLRLLPSPCGVLLLFLHALTAVFSAAGCSGSFTAPATPAQWHNAHTAGAALTAIFQGAVALLAFTRTSDFLAELQSYVRDDDAAVILKMVGGLGTAIFVLEWAALALAFSLRLDDDDGAGDYDNKNWAAASYHV; translated from the coding sequence atggcggcggggaaggggagCCACACGCACAGGGCGTTCCTGCTCTGCAACTACGCGCTCCTGGGGGCGGCGTCCAGCTGCATCTTCCTCACGctctccctccgcctcctcccgtcCCCgtgcggcgtcctcctcctcttcctccacgcCCTCACCGCCGTCTTCTCCGCCGCGGGCTGCTCGGGCTCCTTCACCGCGCCCGCCACCCCCGCGCAGTGGCACAACGCCCACACCGCGGGCGCCGCCCTCACCGCCATCTTCCAGGGCGCCGTCGCGCTGCTCGCCTTCACCCGCACCTCCGACTTCCTCGCCGAGCTCCAGTCCTACgtccgcgacgacgacgccgccgtcatcctcAAGATGGTCGGCGGCCTCGGCACCGCCATCTTCGTCCTCGAGTGGGCCGCGctcgccctcgccttctccctccgcctcgacgacgacgacggcgccggcgactacGACAACAAGAActgggccgccgcctcctaccatgtctga